A window of Anomalospiza imberbis isolate Cuckoo-Finch-1a 21T00152 chromosome 4, ASM3175350v1, whole genome shotgun sequence contains these coding sequences:
- the GABRG1 gene encoding gamma-aminobutyric acid receptor subunit gamma-1 isoform X3, protein MQMEYTIDIIFAQTWYDSRLKFNSSMKVLMLNSNMVGKIWIPDTFFRNSRKSDAHWITTPNRLLRIWNDGRVLYTLRLTINAECYLQLHNFPMDEHSCPLEFSSYGYPRNEIEYKWKKTSVEVADPKYWRLYQFAFVGLRNTTEISHTLSGDYIIMTIFFDLSRRMGYFTIQTYIPCILTVVLSWVSFWINKDAVPARTSLGITTVLTMTTLSTIARKSLPKVSYVTAMDLFVSVCFIFVFAALMEYGTLHYFTSNRKGDKGKEKKAKSKPSKPPAIAVRPGSTLIPINSINHLPERDDDYGYECLEGKDCASFFCCFEDCRTGSWREGRIHIRIAKIDSYSRIFFPTAFALFNLVYWIGYLYL, encoded by the exons ATGCAAATG GAATACACTATAGATATAATTTTTGCCCAGACTTGGTATGACAGTCGTCTAAAATTTAACAGCTCAATGAAGGTGCTTATGCTTAATAGCAATATGGTTGGAAAAATCTGGATTCCAGACACTTTCTTCCGGAACTCAAGGAAATCTGATGCTCACTGGATTACAACTCCAAATCGTTTGCTTCGAATCTGGAATGATGGAAGAGTATTATACACTCTAAG GTTGACAATTAATGCTGAATGTTATCTTCAGCTTCATAATTTTCCTATGGATGAACACTCCTGTCCTCTGGAGTTTTCAAGCT ATGGATATCCCAGAAATGAAATTGAATACAAATGGAAGAAAACCTCTGTTGAAGTGGCAGATCCAAAATACTGGAGATTGTATCAGTTTGCATTTGTGGGGCTACGAAATACAACTGAAATTTCTCATACCTTGTCTG gTGATTATATTATTATGACAATATTCTTTGATCTCAGCAGACGTATGGGATATTTTACTATTCAGACATACATTCCTTGTATACTCACAGTTGTTCTTTCATGGGTGTCATTTTGGATCAATAAGGATGCAGTTCCTGCAAGGACTTCTCTGG gGATCACAACAGTGCTGACCATGACAACGCTGAGTACAATTGCTAGGAAGTCACTCCCAAAGGTTTCCTATGTGACAGCAATGGAcctttttgtttcagtttgctttatttttgtgtttgctgCCTTGATGGAATATGGCACCTTACATTACTTTACCAGCAACAGAAAAGGggacaaaggaaaagaaaagaaggcaaAATCTAAGCCATCA aaaccaCCTGCAATTGCTGTTCGACCTGGATCAACACTAATTCCAATTAATAGCATTAATCATCTCCCTGAACGTGATGATGATTATGGATATGAGTGCCTAGAAGGAAAAGACTGTGCTagtttcttttgttgttttgaagACTGCCGCACAGGATCTTGGCGAGAAGGAAGAATACACATCCGTATAGCAAAAATTGACTCCTATTCTCGAATCTTCTTTCCAACTGCCTTTGCATTGTTCAATCTTGTTTACTGGATTGGCTATCTTTATCTGTAA
- the GABRG1 gene encoding gamma-aminobutyric acid receptor subunit gamma-1 isoform X2: protein MTTSFGQILGEYTIDIIFAQTWYDSRLKFNSSMKVLMLNSNMVGKIWIPDTFFRNSRKSDAHWITTPNRLLRIWNDGRVLYTLRLTINAECYLQLHNFPMDEHSCPLEFSSYGYPRNEIEYKWKKTSVEVADPKYWRLYQFAFVGLRNTTEISHTLSGDYIIMTIFFDLSRRMGYFTIQTYIPCILTVVLSWVSFWINKDAVPARTSLGITTVLTMTTLSTIARKSLPKVSYVTAMDLFVSVCFIFVFAALMEYGTLHYFTSNRKGDKGKEKKAKSKPSKPPAIAVRPGSTLIPINSINHLPERDDDYGYECLEGKDCASFFCCFEDCRTGSWREGRIHIRIAKIDSYSRIFFPTAFALFNLVYWIGYLYL, encoded by the exons GAATACACTATAGATATAATTTTTGCCCAGACTTGGTATGACAGTCGTCTAAAATTTAACAGCTCAATGAAGGTGCTTATGCTTAATAGCAATATGGTTGGAAAAATCTGGATTCCAGACACTTTCTTCCGGAACTCAAGGAAATCTGATGCTCACTGGATTACAACTCCAAATCGTTTGCTTCGAATCTGGAATGATGGAAGAGTATTATACACTCTAAG GTTGACAATTAATGCTGAATGTTATCTTCAGCTTCATAATTTTCCTATGGATGAACACTCCTGTCCTCTGGAGTTTTCAAGCT ATGGATATCCCAGAAATGAAATTGAATACAAATGGAAGAAAACCTCTGTTGAAGTGGCAGATCCAAAATACTGGAGATTGTATCAGTTTGCATTTGTGGGGCTACGAAATACAACTGAAATTTCTCATACCTTGTCTG gTGATTATATTATTATGACAATATTCTTTGATCTCAGCAGACGTATGGGATATTTTACTATTCAGACATACATTCCTTGTATACTCACAGTTGTTCTTTCATGGGTGTCATTTTGGATCAATAAGGATGCAGTTCCTGCAAGGACTTCTCTGG gGATCACAACAGTGCTGACCATGACAACGCTGAGTACAATTGCTAGGAAGTCACTCCCAAAGGTTTCCTATGTGACAGCAATGGAcctttttgtttcagtttgctttatttttgtgtttgctgCCTTGATGGAATATGGCACCTTACATTACTTTACCAGCAACAGAAAAGGggacaaaggaaaagaaaagaaggcaaAATCTAAGCCATCA aaaccaCCTGCAATTGCTGTTCGACCTGGATCAACACTAATTCCAATTAATAGCATTAATCATCTCCCTGAACGTGATGATGATTATGGATATGAGTGCCTAGAAGGAAAAGACTGTGCTagtttcttttgttgttttgaagACTGCCGCACAGGATCTTGGCGAGAAGGAAGAATACACATCCGTATAGCAAAAATTGACTCCTATTCTCGAATCTTCTTTCCAACTGCCTTTGCATTGTTCAATCTTGTTTACTGGATTGGCTATCTTTATCTGTAA